Proteins encoded in a region of the Planococcus citri chromosome 1, ihPlaCitr1.1, whole genome shotgun sequence genome:
- the LOC135847257 gene encoding uncharacterized protein LOC135847257 isoform X3 has translation MNLTFALLVLTLGLILGSSIAENLLKIKDKIESNPSLSCLLFGKEGCHMECSITGELFNFTSRGICDSNQVCNCHNHKQATFHELWQQRFNSDYVFDTIRRSKRDYSKVFGIFRSNLFETNEELKQSLNSAISPYQFSLLETNDRIPAAKYTKNGKFDTVALRKYISKKLDEELKSLPGKSLLDVKYKEIFTKALEKDKSCKATVYNYTFKVQQLKNIYMKRILEEFFRKENMEKPEIQIPINSDKINTIVGNIVVSELINQIQKNSNEEILSDDTLNDEIEENSDVEIDKDVNPSISCILFGNEICNSVCVLYANMMNFQSRGMCDSNNLCICYNHRDRKISDSQLPNVKRTADGKFDETALVKYVTESVDENLKSSGKFLLDVNYEEKFKEALENAKDEENFVPEYNFKITQLKNKTLENMFEKFLKENKIKKTDAANPELPEEAITLLLVDNTIVNTVIERIDANRKVEIDKDGNPSMGCILFGNEVCNGICVLYGRLMNFQSSGECDSNNICTCYNQKDTPVSDSQRPSIKPTEKGQYNEKDLVKYITENVDRKLKSELGQSLLNIKYKDRFRKVLENSKNDDGFLFDYTFKVTQLENKILDNIFNEFLKENRMEKPDFGTIITAEEDWLIFQVDIIMLNTLIDRIEENSDVEIDKDVNPSISCLLFGNEICNSVCVLYANMMNFQSRGMCDSNNLCICYNHRDRKISDSQLPNVKRTADGKFDETALVKYVTESVDENLKSSGKFLLDVNYEEKFKEALENAKDEENFVPEYNFKITQLKNKTLENMFEKFLKENKIKKTDAANPELPEEAITLLLVDNTIVNTVIDRIDAKRNTEIDKDGNPSMSCILFGKEVCNGICVMHGRLLNFQSSGDCDSNNICTCYNRKDTQVSDSQRPSIKPTKKGRYNEKDLVKYLTENVDRKLKSELGQSLLNIKYKDRFRKALENSKNEGTFMFDYTFKVTQLKNKILENIFNEFLKENKMENRKPDFGTIISGEDDWLMDRVDNTIINTMIDRIEKQNQASPKSFMTKGKNRHAARAASAGIRKAAKKP, from the exons ATGAATCTAACATTTGCGCTGCTCGTGCTCACTTTGGGCCTAATTTTGG GTTCATCAATTGCAGAAAACTTGCTGAAAATCAAAGATAAAA TCGAATCAAACCCAAGCTTGAGCtgtttactttttggaaaagaagGATGCCATATGGAATGTTCCATAACAGGAGAACTATTCAACTTCACTTCTCGCGGTATCTGTGACTCAAACCAAGTTTGTAATTGTCACAATCACAAACAAGCCACATTTCATGAATTATGGCAACAAAGATTCAACTCCGATTACGTTTTCGATACCATCCGTCGTAGCAAACGCGACTACAGCAAGGTTTTCGGAATATTCCGGAGTAATTTGTTCGAAACCAACGAAGAATTGAAACAGTCACTCAACTCTGCCATCAGCCCTTACCAGTTTTCATTACTTGAAACAAACGACCGAATTCCCGCTGCTAAGTACACAAAGAATGGCAAATTTGATACGGTAGCTCTTCGAAAATACATCAGTAAGAAACTGGACGAAGAACTGAAATCACTGCCTGGTAAATCTTTGTTGGATGTGAAATACAAAGAGATATTCACGAAGGCGTTGGAAAAAGACAAATCGTGTAAAGCTACCGTGTATAATTACACATTCAAAGTACAACAactgaaaaatatatacatgAAGAGGATTTTAGAAGAGTTTTTCCGAAAGGAAAATATGGAAAAACCCGAAATACAGATTCCTATCAATAGCGACAAAATCAATACAATCGTCGGCAATATTGTAGTGAGTGAATTGAttaatcaaattcaaaagaatTCCAATGAAGAAATTCTTTCAG ATGATACattaaatgatgaaattgaagaaaattctgATGTGGAAATTGATAAAG ATGTGAATCCATCCATAAGCTgtatactttttggaaatgaaatttgtaaCAGTGTATGTGTGTTATATGCCAACATGATGAACTTCCAGTCTCGTGGTATGTGTGACTCCAACAATCTCTGTATCTGCTACAACCACAGGGACAGAAAGATCAGCGACAGCCAACTTCCCAATGTAAAGCGTACCGCAGATggtaaatttgatgaaactgCTCTTGTGAAATATGTCACTGAGAGCGtggatgaaaatctgaaatcatctggtaaatttttgttggaTGTGAACTATGAAGAGAAGTTTAAGGAGGCTTTGGAAAATGctaaagatgaagaaaattttgtgcCTGAGTACAACTTCAAAATCACTCAGCTTAAGAACAAAACTTTGGAGAATATGTTTGAGAAGTTTTTGAAGGagaataaaattaagaaaacggATGCTGCAAACCCAGAACTTCCTGAAGAAGCTATTACACTTCTTTTGGTTGATAATACCATTGTAAATACTGTAATTGAACGAATTGACGCAAATCGCAAAGTGGAAATTGACAAag ATGGAAATCCATCCATGGGCTgtatactttttggaaatgaagTCTGTAATGGCATTTGTGTCTTATATGGTCGATTGATGAACTTCCAATCAAGCGGTGAATGCGACTCCAACAATATCTGCACCTGCTACAACCAAAAGGACACTCCAGTCAGTGACAGCCAACGCCCTTCTATAAAGCCTACCGAAAAAGGTCAATATAATGAAAAGGATCTTGTGAAATACATCACTGAGAATGTGgatagaaaactgaaatcagAACTTGGCCAATCTTTGCTGAATATAAAATACAAAGATAGGTTTAGGAAGGTCTTGGAAAACTCTAAAAATGATGATGGTTTTTTGTTTGATTACACCTTCAAAGTTACACAgcttgagaataaaattttggacaatatttttaatgagtttCTGAAGGAGAATAGGATGGAGAAACCAGATTTTGGAACTATTATCACTGCTGAAGAAGATTGGTTGATATTCCAGGTTGATATTATTATGCTTAATACATTGATTGAtcgaattgaagaaaattctgATGTGGAAATTGATAAAG ATGTAAATCCATCCATAAGCtgtttactttttggaaatgaaatctGTAACAGTGTATGTGTGTTATATGCCAACATGATGAACTTCCAGTCACGTGGTATGTGTGACTCCAACAATCTCTGTATCTGCTACAACCACAGGGACAGAAAGATCAGCGACAGCCAACTTCCCAATGTAAAGCGTACCGCAGATGGTAAATTTGATGAAACCGCTCTTGTGAAATATGTCACTGAGAGCGtggatgaaaatctgaaatcatctggtaaatttttgttggaTGTGAACTATGAAGAGAAGTTTAAGGAGGCTTTGGAAAATGctaaagatgaagaaaattttgtgcCTGAGTACAACTTCAAAATCACTCAGCTTAAGAACAAAACTTTGGAGAATATGTTTGAGAAGTTTTTGAAGGagaataaaattaagaaaacggATGCTGCAAACCCAGAACTTCCTGAAGAAGCTATTACACTTCTTTTGGTTGATAATACCATTGTAAATACTGTAATTGATCGAATAGATGCAAAGCGCAACACAGAGATAGACAAAG ATGGAAATCCATCCATGAGCTGTatactttttggaaaagaagTCTGCAATGGCATTTGTGTCATGCACGGTCGATTGTTGAACTTCCAATCAAGTGGTGACTGCGACTCCAACAATATCTGTACCTGCTACAACCGAAAAGACACTCAAGTCAGTGACAGCCAACGTCCTTCTATAAAGCCTACCAAAAAAGGCAGGTATAATGAAAAGGATCTTGTGAAATACCTCACTGAGAATGTGgatagaaaactgaaatcagAACTTGGCCAATCTTTGTTGAATATAAAGTACAAAGATAGGTTCAGAAAGGCTTTGGAAAACTCTAAAAATGAGGGCACTTTTATGTTTGATTACACCTTCAAAGTTACACAGCTCAAGaataaaattctggagaatatATTTAATGAGTTTTTGAAGGAGAATAAGATGGAAAATCGGAAACCTGATTTTGGAACTATTATCAGTGGTGAAGATGATTGGTTGATGGACCGGGTTGATAATACTATCATTAACACAATGATTGATCGAATTGAGAAGCAGAATCAAGCTTCTCCAAAATCATTCATGACTAAGGGTAAAAATAGACATGCAGCTCGAGCTGCGTCTGCAGGTATCCGGAAAGCTGCGAAGAAGccttaa
- the LOC135847257 gene encoding uncharacterized protein LOC135847257 isoform X2, giving the protein MLGIHICSVLVGRGFIVTMNLTFALLVLTLGLILVESNPSLSCLLFGKEGCHMECSITGELFNFTSRGICDSNQVCNCHNHKQATFHELWQQRFNSDYVFDTIRRSKRDYSKVFGIFRSNLFETNEELKQSLNSAISPYQFSLLETNDRIPAAKYTKNGKFDTVALRKYISKKLDEELKSLPGKSLLDVKYKEIFTKALEKDKSCKATVYNYTFKVQQLKNIYMKRILEEFFRKENMEKPEIQIPINSDKINTIVGNIVVSELINQIQKNSNEEILSDDTLNDEIEENSDVEIDKDVNPSISCILFGNEICNSVCVLYANMMNFQSRGMCDSNNLCICYNHRDRKISDSQLPNVKRTADGKFDETALVKYVTESVDENLKSSGKFLLDVNYEEKFKEALENAKDEENFVPEYNFKITQLKNKTLENMFEKFLKENKIKKTDAANPELPEEAITLLLVDNTIVNTVIERIDANRKVEIDKDGNPSMGCILFGNEVCNGICVLYGRLMNFQSSGECDSNNICTCYNQKDTPVSDSQRPSIKPTEKGQYNEKDLVKYITENVDRKLKSELGQSLLNIKYKDRFRKVLENSKNDDGFLFDYTFKVTQLENKILDNIFNEFLKENRMEKPDFGTIITAEEDWLIFQVDIIMLNTLIDRIEENSDVEIDKDVNPSISCLLFGNEICNSVCVLYANMMNFQSRGMCDSNNLCICYNHRDRKISDSQLPNVKRTADGKFDETALVKYVTESVDENLKSSGKFLLDVNYEEKFKEALENAKDEENFVPEYNFKITQLKNKTLENMFEKFLKENKIKKTDAANPELPEEAITLLLVDNTIVNTVIDRIDAKRNTEIDKDGNPSMSCILFGKEVCNGICVMHGRLLNFQSSGDCDSNNICTCYNRKDTQVSDSQRPSIKPTKKGRYNEKDLVKYLTENVDRKLKSELGQSLLNIKYKDRFRKALENSKNEGTFMFDYTFKVTQLKNKILENIFNEFLKENKMENRKPDFGTIISGEDDWLMDRVDNTIINTMIDRIEKQNQASPKSFMTKGKNRHAARAASAGIRKAAKKP; this is encoded by the exons ATGCTCGGAATCCATATTTGTtcagtactcgtaggtag AGGTTTCATCGTAACAATGAATCTAACATTTGCGCTGCTCGTGCTCACTTTGGGCCTAATTTTGG TCGAATCAAACCCAAGCTTGAGCtgtttactttttggaaaagaagGATGCCATATGGAATGTTCCATAACAGGAGAACTATTCAACTTCACTTCTCGCGGTATCTGTGACTCAAACCAAGTTTGTAATTGTCACAATCACAAACAAGCCACATTTCATGAATTATGGCAACAAAGATTCAACTCCGATTACGTTTTCGATACCATCCGTCGTAGCAAACGCGACTACAGCAAGGTTTTCGGAATATTCCGGAGTAATTTGTTCGAAACCAACGAAGAATTGAAACAGTCACTCAACTCTGCCATCAGCCCTTACCAGTTTTCATTACTTGAAACAAACGACCGAATTCCCGCTGCTAAGTACACAAAGAATGGCAAATTTGATACGGTAGCTCTTCGAAAATACATCAGTAAGAAACTGGACGAAGAACTGAAATCACTGCCTGGTAAATCTTTGTTGGATGTGAAATACAAAGAGATATTCACGAAGGCGTTGGAAAAAGACAAATCGTGTAAAGCTACCGTGTATAATTACACATTCAAAGTACAACAactgaaaaatatatacatgAAGAGGATTTTAGAAGAGTTTTTCCGAAAGGAAAATATGGAAAAACCCGAAATACAGATTCCTATCAATAGCGACAAAATCAATACAATCGTCGGCAATATTGTAGTGAGTGAATTGAttaatcaaattcaaaagaatTCCAATGAAGAAATTCTTTCAG ATGATACattaaatgatgaaattgaagaaaattctgATGTGGAAATTGATAAAG ATGTGAATCCATCCATAAGCTgtatactttttggaaatgaaatttgtaaCAGTGTATGTGTGTTATATGCCAACATGATGAACTTCCAGTCTCGTGGTATGTGTGACTCCAACAATCTCTGTATCTGCTACAACCACAGGGACAGAAAGATCAGCGACAGCCAACTTCCCAATGTAAAGCGTACCGCAGATggtaaatttgatgaaactgCTCTTGTGAAATATGTCACTGAGAGCGtggatgaaaatctgaaatcatctggtaaatttttgttggaTGTGAACTATGAAGAGAAGTTTAAGGAGGCTTTGGAAAATGctaaagatgaagaaaattttgtgcCTGAGTACAACTTCAAAATCACTCAGCTTAAGAACAAAACTTTGGAGAATATGTTTGAGAAGTTTTTGAAGGagaataaaattaagaaaacggATGCTGCAAACCCAGAACTTCCTGAAGAAGCTATTACACTTCTTTTGGTTGATAATACCATTGTAAATACTGTAATTGAACGAATTGACGCAAATCGCAAAGTGGAAATTGACAAag ATGGAAATCCATCCATGGGCTgtatactttttggaaatgaagTCTGTAATGGCATTTGTGTCTTATATGGTCGATTGATGAACTTCCAATCAAGCGGTGAATGCGACTCCAACAATATCTGCACCTGCTACAACCAAAAGGACACTCCAGTCAGTGACAGCCAACGCCCTTCTATAAAGCCTACCGAAAAAGGTCAATATAATGAAAAGGATCTTGTGAAATACATCACTGAGAATGTGgatagaaaactgaaatcagAACTTGGCCAATCTTTGCTGAATATAAAATACAAAGATAGGTTTAGGAAGGTCTTGGAAAACTCTAAAAATGATGATGGTTTTTTGTTTGATTACACCTTCAAAGTTACACAgcttgagaataaaattttggacaatatttttaatgagtttCTGAAGGAGAATAGGATGGAGAAACCAGATTTTGGAACTATTATCACTGCTGAAGAAGATTGGTTGATATTCCAGGTTGATATTATTATGCTTAATACATTGATTGAtcgaattgaagaaaattctgATGTGGAAATTGATAAAG ATGTAAATCCATCCATAAGCtgtttactttttggaaatgaaatctGTAACAGTGTATGTGTGTTATATGCCAACATGATGAACTTCCAGTCACGTGGTATGTGTGACTCCAACAATCTCTGTATCTGCTACAACCACAGGGACAGAAAGATCAGCGACAGCCAACTTCCCAATGTAAAGCGTACCGCAGATGGTAAATTTGATGAAACCGCTCTTGTGAAATATGTCACTGAGAGCGtggatgaaaatctgaaatcatctggtaaatttttgttggaTGTGAACTATGAAGAGAAGTTTAAGGAGGCTTTGGAAAATGctaaagatgaagaaaattttgtgcCTGAGTACAACTTCAAAATCACTCAGCTTAAGAACAAAACTTTGGAGAATATGTTTGAGAAGTTTTTGAAGGagaataaaattaagaaaacggATGCTGCAAACCCAGAACTTCCTGAAGAAGCTATTACACTTCTTTTGGTTGATAATACCATTGTAAATACTGTAATTGATCGAATAGATGCAAAGCGCAACACAGAGATAGACAAAG ATGGAAATCCATCCATGAGCTGTatactttttggaaaagaagTCTGCAATGGCATTTGTGTCATGCACGGTCGATTGTTGAACTTCCAATCAAGTGGTGACTGCGACTCCAACAATATCTGTACCTGCTACAACCGAAAAGACACTCAAGTCAGTGACAGCCAACGTCCTTCTATAAAGCCTACCAAAAAAGGCAGGTATAATGAAAAGGATCTTGTGAAATACCTCACTGAGAATGTGgatagaaaactgaaatcagAACTTGGCCAATCTTTGTTGAATATAAAGTACAAAGATAGGTTCAGAAAGGCTTTGGAAAACTCTAAAAATGAGGGCACTTTTATGTTTGATTACACCTTCAAAGTTACACAGCTCAAGaataaaattctggagaatatATTTAATGAGTTTTTGAAGGAGAATAAGATGGAAAATCGGAAACCTGATTTTGGAACTATTATCAGTGGTGAAGATGATTGGTTGATGGACCGGGTTGATAATACTATCATTAACACAATGATTGATCGAATTGAGAAGCAGAATCAAGCTTCTCCAAAATCATTCATGACTAAGGGTAAAAATAGACATGCAGCTCGAGCTGCGTCTGCAGGTATCCGGAAAGCTGCGAAGAAGccttaa
- the LOC135847257 gene encoding uncharacterized protein LOC135847257 isoform X1 — MLGIHICSVLVGRGFIVTMNLTFALLVLTLGLILGSSIAENLLKIKDKIESNPSLSCLLFGKEGCHMECSITGELFNFTSRGICDSNQVCNCHNHKQATFHELWQQRFNSDYVFDTIRRSKRDYSKVFGIFRSNLFETNEELKQSLNSAISPYQFSLLETNDRIPAAKYTKNGKFDTVALRKYISKKLDEELKSLPGKSLLDVKYKEIFTKALEKDKSCKATVYNYTFKVQQLKNIYMKRILEEFFRKENMEKPEIQIPINSDKINTIVGNIVVSELINQIQKNSNEEILSDDTLNDEIEENSDVEIDKDVNPSISCILFGNEICNSVCVLYANMMNFQSRGMCDSNNLCICYNHRDRKISDSQLPNVKRTADGKFDETALVKYVTESVDENLKSSGKFLLDVNYEEKFKEALENAKDEENFVPEYNFKITQLKNKTLENMFEKFLKENKIKKTDAANPELPEEAITLLLVDNTIVNTVIERIDANRKVEIDKDGNPSMGCILFGNEVCNGICVLYGRLMNFQSSGECDSNNICTCYNQKDTPVSDSQRPSIKPTEKGQYNEKDLVKYITENVDRKLKSELGQSLLNIKYKDRFRKVLENSKNDDGFLFDYTFKVTQLENKILDNIFNEFLKENRMEKPDFGTIITAEEDWLIFQVDIIMLNTLIDRIEENSDVEIDKDVNPSISCLLFGNEICNSVCVLYANMMNFQSRGMCDSNNLCICYNHRDRKISDSQLPNVKRTADGKFDETALVKYVTESVDENLKSSGKFLLDVNYEEKFKEALENAKDEENFVPEYNFKITQLKNKTLENMFEKFLKENKIKKTDAANPELPEEAITLLLVDNTIVNTVIDRIDAKRNTEIDKDGNPSMSCILFGKEVCNGICVMHGRLLNFQSSGDCDSNNICTCYNRKDTQVSDSQRPSIKPTKKGRYNEKDLVKYLTENVDRKLKSELGQSLLNIKYKDRFRKALENSKNEGTFMFDYTFKVTQLKNKILENIFNEFLKENKMENRKPDFGTIISGEDDWLMDRVDNTIINTMIDRIEKQNQASPKSFMTKGKNRHAARAASAGIRKAAKKP; from the exons ATGCTCGGAATCCATATTTGTtcagtactcgtaggtag AGGTTTCATCGTAACAATGAATCTAACATTTGCGCTGCTCGTGCTCACTTTGGGCCTAATTTTGG GTTCATCAATTGCAGAAAACTTGCTGAAAATCAAAGATAAAA TCGAATCAAACCCAAGCTTGAGCtgtttactttttggaaaagaagGATGCCATATGGAATGTTCCATAACAGGAGAACTATTCAACTTCACTTCTCGCGGTATCTGTGACTCAAACCAAGTTTGTAATTGTCACAATCACAAACAAGCCACATTTCATGAATTATGGCAACAAAGATTCAACTCCGATTACGTTTTCGATACCATCCGTCGTAGCAAACGCGACTACAGCAAGGTTTTCGGAATATTCCGGAGTAATTTGTTCGAAACCAACGAAGAATTGAAACAGTCACTCAACTCTGCCATCAGCCCTTACCAGTTTTCATTACTTGAAACAAACGACCGAATTCCCGCTGCTAAGTACACAAAGAATGGCAAATTTGATACGGTAGCTCTTCGAAAATACATCAGTAAGAAACTGGACGAAGAACTGAAATCACTGCCTGGTAAATCTTTGTTGGATGTGAAATACAAAGAGATATTCACGAAGGCGTTGGAAAAAGACAAATCGTGTAAAGCTACCGTGTATAATTACACATTCAAAGTACAACAactgaaaaatatatacatgAAGAGGATTTTAGAAGAGTTTTTCCGAAAGGAAAATATGGAAAAACCCGAAATACAGATTCCTATCAATAGCGACAAAATCAATACAATCGTCGGCAATATTGTAGTGAGTGAATTGAttaatcaaattcaaaagaatTCCAATGAAGAAATTCTTTCAG ATGATACattaaatgatgaaattgaagaaaattctgATGTGGAAATTGATAAAG ATGTGAATCCATCCATAAGCTgtatactttttggaaatgaaatttgtaaCAGTGTATGTGTGTTATATGCCAACATGATGAACTTCCAGTCTCGTGGTATGTGTGACTCCAACAATCTCTGTATCTGCTACAACCACAGGGACAGAAAGATCAGCGACAGCCAACTTCCCAATGTAAAGCGTACCGCAGATggtaaatttgatgaaactgCTCTTGTGAAATATGTCACTGAGAGCGtggatgaaaatctgaaatcatctggtaaatttttgttggaTGTGAACTATGAAGAGAAGTTTAAGGAGGCTTTGGAAAATGctaaagatgaagaaaattttgtgcCTGAGTACAACTTCAAAATCACTCAGCTTAAGAACAAAACTTTGGAGAATATGTTTGAGAAGTTTTTGAAGGagaataaaattaagaaaacggATGCTGCAAACCCAGAACTTCCTGAAGAAGCTATTACACTTCTTTTGGTTGATAATACCATTGTAAATACTGTAATTGAACGAATTGACGCAAATCGCAAAGTGGAAATTGACAAag ATGGAAATCCATCCATGGGCTgtatactttttggaaatgaagTCTGTAATGGCATTTGTGTCTTATATGGTCGATTGATGAACTTCCAATCAAGCGGTGAATGCGACTCCAACAATATCTGCACCTGCTACAACCAAAAGGACACTCCAGTCAGTGACAGCCAACGCCCTTCTATAAAGCCTACCGAAAAAGGTCAATATAATGAAAAGGATCTTGTGAAATACATCACTGAGAATGTGgatagaaaactgaaatcagAACTTGGCCAATCTTTGCTGAATATAAAATACAAAGATAGGTTTAGGAAGGTCTTGGAAAACTCTAAAAATGATGATGGTTTTTTGTTTGATTACACCTTCAAAGTTACACAgcttgagaataaaattttggacaatatttttaatgagtttCTGAAGGAGAATAGGATGGAGAAACCAGATTTTGGAACTATTATCACTGCTGAAGAAGATTGGTTGATATTCCAGGTTGATATTATTATGCTTAATACATTGATTGAtcgaattgaagaaaattctgATGTGGAAATTGATAAAG ATGTAAATCCATCCATAAGCtgtttactttttggaaatgaaatctGTAACAGTGTATGTGTGTTATATGCCAACATGATGAACTTCCAGTCACGTGGTATGTGTGACTCCAACAATCTCTGTATCTGCTACAACCACAGGGACAGAAAGATCAGCGACAGCCAACTTCCCAATGTAAAGCGTACCGCAGATGGTAAATTTGATGAAACCGCTCTTGTGAAATATGTCACTGAGAGCGtggatgaaaatctgaaatcatctggtaaatttttgttggaTGTGAACTATGAAGAGAAGTTTAAGGAGGCTTTGGAAAATGctaaagatgaagaaaattttgtgcCTGAGTACAACTTCAAAATCACTCAGCTTAAGAACAAAACTTTGGAGAATATGTTTGAGAAGTTTTTGAAGGagaataaaattaagaaaacggATGCTGCAAACCCAGAACTTCCTGAAGAAGCTATTACACTTCTTTTGGTTGATAATACCATTGTAAATACTGTAATTGATCGAATAGATGCAAAGCGCAACACAGAGATAGACAAAG ATGGAAATCCATCCATGAGCTGTatactttttggaaaagaagTCTGCAATGGCATTTGTGTCATGCACGGTCGATTGTTGAACTTCCAATCAAGTGGTGACTGCGACTCCAACAATATCTGTACCTGCTACAACCGAAAAGACACTCAAGTCAGTGACAGCCAACGTCCTTCTATAAAGCCTACCAAAAAAGGCAGGTATAATGAAAAGGATCTTGTGAAATACCTCACTGAGAATGTGgatagaaaactgaaatcagAACTTGGCCAATCTTTGTTGAATATAAAGTACAAAGATAGGTTCAGAAAGGCTTTGGAAAACTCTAAAAATGAGGGCACTTTTATGTTTGATTACACCTTCAAAGTTACACAGCTCAAGaataaaattctggagaatatATTTAATGAGTTTTTGAAGGAGAATAAGATGGAAAATCGGAAACCTGATTTTGGAACTATTATCAGTGGTGAAGATGATTGGTTGATGGACCGGGTTGATAATACTATCATTAACACAATGATTGATCGAATTGAGAAGCAGAATCAAGCTTCTCCAAAATCATTCATGACTAAGGGTAAAAATAGACATGCAGCTCGAGCTGCGTCTGCAGGTATCCGGAAAGCTGCGAAGAAGccttaa